A region of the Festucalex cinctus isolate MCC-2025b chromosome 8, RoL_Fcin_1.0, whole genome shotgun sequence genome:
gttttaattgtggagtgtagtaattgaaattgtaattgaatttcgattgaTTGCGCAGCCCtagttgactaactatgattaaaaatgaacaagtttgattgaaactggactaaaactgagactaaattaaaaatggtggataaaattaacacgacAAACAATCACAAATTTTCACTGTTAAAATAATTgcataagtctttttttttgttgcaaaaattattactttttgcctaaatattttttttgtgttcctgaaaaatctgaaaaaaaaaaaaaaaaaaaaaaaaaaaagactggtgaTTATTTTACGAAGTTGTTGAAATATTGGTCAGTGACGAAGATGCCAACCTGCCCACGGGCTCTCACACTCGTACAACATCCACTCATCACTGCGGAACGTGTTGTGGAACCACATGGCGTGGTCCAGGGAGGCTGAGAACTTGACCCTGTAGTTCGGGTAAGGCAATATTGCAGTCGCCAGAAAGGCAAAATCCGACACATATGCAGCCACGCAGCAATGCAACTTCACGTTGCCTTCgcctgtgcaaaaaaataaataaaaaaataaaaaaacacaaagtgtTCCTTTTTGAAATTCACTGAACATAAACGATCAACGTCAAAGCGATTAAAGACAACTTTACCAATGAATCCTTTGGCTCGCACCCAATATAGTTTCTTTGGCTCTTCCGCAAGCCTGTAAAACTGTGGAGGGTTGACCGGCTTGATCTCAATCGGGACTTCAATTGCCAGCAGTTTGTTGAGGCTCTGttttaaattttcagccaggcccgGTTTACTGCAAGAGTCAATTGGACAAATAAATGAAACCAATTTTCATGTCAAATTGCAGGTACTCAAATCATTCTAATTCAAATATTGTCTTGTTTTGAGTTGTTCTTCTTTTAAAAggtagagtttaaaaaaattttttttttaaaacttcactCTTTGGCCTCCATCTTAAGTCctctaatttaatttttaattatttctgaATTTAGCACACAGCGACGCAAACTAGCCAATCGGAATTgcttgtacattaaaaaaaataaaaaataaaaatacagcatAAAACTGATAACATAATCTTGAACATGTTATGCTAGCAATGTAGCTGCTTGCAAACTCGAcatttaatgcaatttaatgctagcAAAATAGTTGGGAAAATTACAGTAACAGCCACCTCCATCTTTTCCATTCTAATATActcgcagcttttttttttcctgccacaTATGAATGGTGGATTTCAATGATAAAGTTTCCTACCTGAGGTATAGCTGGATGAGTTCCTCTACGGTACAGAGCTCTTCAGGCATTGGGACCACCGGCATCGTGAACTGGTGTTGCAACGGGCTTGGCTGTAACATTTGGAAGGAGGCTTGGCAGATCAGTATAGGCTGTCCATGCTGGATGGCCTTCACGGAGCGCACGGTAAAACTGCGACCGTCCCTTGTGCGGTCAACCTGATACAATACTGGAACCTCGGGATCTCCTAATGTAAAACACGAGACGATGTCATGTCAATTGAATACAGAAtagaaaacaaaccaaaacaaaaagccaTGCGTTCAGTACAGAGCCCCAAAAATGacatggtgaaaaaaaatgaaatgtttctcagtcattaactcattcaaacccaaagacctttaaatacgtttttcaatactttgttcttcactcccaaaaacatatttataagttttttttcttctgttttttctttttctgtttttttattttttatttttttttatgctaaagcaaaagatagagcttctgacatgaagaggtcatttaaagcaatggtagttattgcaaaaaacggccagcaggtggcagaatagTATAAtggatcagccagggccatttgcaacaagctatttttgccagtgttttcaacaggtttgtgaataatgatgaaaaatggaaactgatatgtttttatagcaacagaacaaaaCATTCTGCGGACCtcgcaaagtcagtcaaaatccagtaaaacagccgggagcgaacgggactgcttctgtgaaaatggctgggaatgaatgagttaagatgagaaaCTTTCACGGAAGAGAAAGTATTCCATTGCATGCTTACGTGGGAGACCCTTTAACTACATTTCGGTTTggatttctgagtgaaaatgacGTGTGGGACACAGTTTGTTTATACTTTCATATGGGACTCTATTATATGAACATTGCTGCTTTAATTCCAAGTCATTACCATTATGTTATATGTATAAACTTGCTCGCAGGTGAAGACATACGCTTTTGTATGTGAACCACATTTTCAATTCTAATATACTTTGCGCTTTAATATCAGGCTACATCATACCTGCTCGCACAAAGTAGCAGTGTAATGAGTGGGCATAAAGATGATCACCGACAGATTTGGCAGCAGAAACAAGGGCTTGACCGATGATTTGTCCCCCAAATAGACGCTGAGTACGGGGCACCCAGTGATGTGTCCCcctgaggaaaaaataaaaaataaaataaaagaaccaCAACTGAAATATGGTAAAGCAATTTCACATGCTTTATGGCAAGCCGTTTGAGGTTTTATTCAGTATAGTGCGCTGAATGGACTTTATGCATGCAGAACTTTGAAGGTGGCATGTTTACTTCCGGTCGTCATAGAAACAGACACACCAAACGGTGTGCTTAAGCCAGAAAACTGGATTAGTCAAACTGGCTCCAGTAACACATTAacacatcattaaaaaaaaaaaaaaaaaacattttgaaatcggATTGAATCGAGCGCTGTCAACGTATGACGTACTGGTCCACAGTACTGCATGGTCTACCTGTACAGGTCTACGTCGAGCTTCTCCACGTTTAAAACGCTGGTAACAAGAACGCTTCTAAGGTCTTGGCTGTATTTCGGCGCAGGACTCCCAGAGTTTGAGTTTTCATCTTCTGATAACTGTTTTAAAATTGCCTTTGTTGTAGAATCCGTAGCAGAGGAACGATCAACTTTTTCTTCCGCCATGTTACGTAACTTCCGCTTGTCGAAAGGCAGGACCCGGGGAACATTGGCTGCGTCCCAATAGGCTCGTGGTGAATCCTTGCATGCGTCTATCCAGTTCACGTACTATAAATGACATGTAAACATTCcgtatatgtatataaatatgaCGTGAAGTTCATGACTTGTGAGGCATCGCACCTACTCCTCTAAAACTAGCCTATACTGTACTTAAATATTAACttgccccaaaaaataaaaactacatattcaaatttaatttgctgttaatttaacaatttaaaataaaacacaggtGAAATGTGTTGTGACTTTTGTCTTATCCCACCAGGGGTCGCTGTAGCTACTCATTcgcatgatttttgttttgtcaaattGGCAcggtatgttgttgtttttttatgtttattttatgttgaACTCCACGGGTGCCCTTTCTGATCCTGACGCAACACATTCGATCTTGGTACCGGGATGCAGTGGCCGGGTTTTGGCGGGGCAAGCCAACCTTAATTCGCCCTCGCGAAACTCAACTTGAGCCATTTAACTACCGCAGCGCGTGCGCGTGTACATGTATGCAATACATTTGATGGTTTTCACTGTCAAATAGGCCCTCTTAATAATGCAATGTAAGCATGGActagaatgagttaaaatatcaTTTACAATGTCAGCAAATATGAGATTATGATATAGTTCG
Encoded here:
- the acot8 gene encoding acyl-coenzyme A thioesterase 8; this encodes MAEEKVDRSSATDSTTKAILKQLSEDENSNSGSPAPKYSQDLRSVLVTSVLNVEKLDVDLYRGTHHWVPRTQRLFGGQIIGQALVSAAKSVGDHLYAHSLHCYFVRAGDPEVPVLYQVDRTRDGRSFTVRSVKAIQHGQPILICQASFQMLQPSPLQHQFTMPVVPMPEELCTVEELIQLYLSKPGLAENLKQSLNKLLAIEVPIEIKPVNPPQFYRLAEEPKKLYWVRAKGFIGEGNVKLHCCVAAYVSDFAFLATAILPYPNYRVKFSASLDHAMWFHNTFRSDEWMLYECESPWAGGSRGLVQGRLWRRDGVLAASCSQEGVLRIKEVPESSKL